In a single window of the Synechococcus sp. WH 8016 genome:
- the psbA gene encoding photosystem II q(b) protein, with protein DIDGIREPVAGSLLYGNNIISGAVVPSSNAIGLHFYPIWDAASLDEWLYNGGTYQLVVFHFLIGISAYMGRQWELSYRLGMRPWICVAYSAPLSAAMAVFLVYPFGQGSFSDGMPLGISGTFNFMLVFQAEHNILMHPFHMLGVAGVFGGSLFSAMHGSLVTSSLVRETTETESQNYGYKFGQEEETYNIVAAHGYFGRLIFQYASFNNSRSLHFFLGAWPVVGIWFTSMGVSTMAFNLNGFNFNQSILDSQGRVLNTWADMVNRAGLGMEVMHERNAHNFPLDLAAAESTPVALQAPAIG; from the coding sequence TTGATATCGACGGCATTCGCGAGCCTGTCGCTGGCTCCTTGCTTTATGGCAACAACATCATCTCTGGTGCTGTTGTTCCTTCCAGCAACGCCATTGGCTTGCACTTCTATCCCATCTGGGATGCTGCCTCACTCGACGAGTGGCTCTACAACGGCGGCACCTACCAGCTGGTTGTTTTCCACTTCCTGATCGGCATCTCCGCCTACATGGGACGTCAGTGGGAACTTTCCTACCGCTTGGGCATGCGCCCTTGGATCTGTGTTGCATACAGCGCTCCGCTGTCTGCAGCCATGGCAGTTTTCCTGGTCTACCCCTTCGGTCAGGGTTCGTTCTCTGATGGCATGCCCCTGGGCATCTCTGGAACCTTCAACTTCATGTTGGTGTTCCAGGCTGAGCACAACATCCTGATGCACCCCTTCCACATGCTTGGTGTGGCTGGTGTCTTCGGTGGTTCACTGTTCTCCGCCATGCACGGCTCACTGGTGACCTCTTCCTTGGTTCGTGAAACAACCGAGACCGAGTCCCAGAACTACGGCTACAAGTTCGGCCAAGAAGAAGAGACCTACAACATCGTTGCAGCTCACGGCTATTTCGGTCGCTTGATCTTCCAATACGCCTCCTTCAACAACAGCCGTAGCCTTCACTTCTTCCTGGGTGCTTGGCCTGTTGTCGGTATTTGGTTCACGTCCATGGGTGTTTCAACCATGGCCTTCAACCTGAACGGCTTCAATTTCAACCAGTCCATCCTTGATAGTCAGGGCCGCGTCCTGAACACCTGGGCCGACATGGTGAACCGTGCTGGTCTCGGCATGGAAGTGATGCACGAGCGCAACGCTCATAACTTCCCCCTCGACCTGGCAGCTGCTGAGTCCACACCTGTGGCTCTCCAAGCACCTGCAATCGGTTGA